A part of Bubalus bubalis isolate 160015118507 breed Murrah chromosome 6, NDDB_SH_1, whole genome shotgun sequence genomic DNA contains:
- the ETV3L gene encoding ETS translocation variant 3-like protein isoform X4, whose amino-acid sequence MPTAVEMETQSPGGVSRSPVGPDEALAPWEWTMHCSCLAKGLPAISAAGNAWIPGLAFPDWAYKAESSPGSRQIQLWHFILELLQKEEFRHVIAWQQGEYGEFVIKDPDEVARLWGRRKCKPQMNYDKLSRALRYYYNKRILHKTKGKRFTYKFNFSKLIVVNYPLWEIRTAPSPCLLLGAPALFQPALLPMGVQSELLHSMLFTHRAMAEQLAGQRTPQGPPEASGNKKGSSSSVHRLGSAPVPCRLGPCCHLGSPLNDLPSLASFTPPLPFAVPSNWPRLSAPFLPPVAPELPFPGSSTPGTLLPGPICAPAAQHFPELPLLARLAQGAEERLRLWSLRPEGLEVKPETTSAPREGFSSERQGTSTGEEGPASPSLASFKAVWPLDPP is encoded by the exons ATGCCAACTGCAGTGGAGATGGAAACTCAGAGCCCAGGTGGTGTGAGCCGGTCCCCTGTTG GCCCAGACGAAGCCCTCGCTCCCTGGGAGTGGACCATGCACTGCAGCTGCTTGGCCAAGGGCCTCCCTGCCATCTCCGCTGCTGGTAACGCCTGGATCCCAG gCCTGGCCTTCCCCGACTGGGCCTACAAAGCCGAGTCATCCCCGGGCTCCCGGCAGATCCAGCTGTGGCACTTCATCCTGGAGCTGCTGCAGAAGGAGGAGTTCCGCCATGTCATTGCCTGGCAGCAGGGAGAATACGGGGAATTCGTCATCAAGGATCCAGACGAGGTGGCCCGCCTCTGGGGCCGCAGGAAGTGCAAACCACAGATGAATTACGACAAGCTGAGCCGGGCCCTCAG ATATTACTACAATAAGAGGATCCTGCacaagactaaaggcaaaagatTCACTTACAAGTTCAACTTCAGCAAGCTCATCGTCGTTAACTACCCTCTGTGGGAGATCCGGACAGCCCCGTCCCCCTGCTTGCTGCTGGGGGCCCCTGCTCTATTTCAGCCAGCGCTGCTCCCCATGGGTGTGCAGAGTGAG CTCCTACACAGCATGCTGTTCACCCATCGGGCCATGGCGGAGCAGCTGGCTGGACAGCGGACCCCTCAAGGGCCACCAGAGGCCTCTGGGAACAAGAAGgggagcagcagcagtgtccaCC gACTTGGCTCTGCCCCGGTCCCCTGCCGGCTTGGCCCTtgctgccacctggggagccccctgAACGACCTGCCCAGTCTTGCCTCCTTCACCCCTCCCCTACCATTCGCTGTCCCCTCCAACTGGCCCCGCCTCTCAGCACCCTTCTTGCCCCCTGTCGCCCCAGAGCTGCCCTTCCCAGGGTCCTCCACGCCAGGCACCCTGCTCCCAGGACCCATTTGTGCCCCAGCAGCCCAGCATTTTCCAGAGCTTCCACTGTTGGCCAGACTGGCGCAGGGGGCTGAGGAGAGGCTCCGACTCTGGTCCCTGAGGCCCGAGGGGCTGGAGGTAAAGCCTGAGACCACGTCGGCTCCCAGGGAGGGCTTCTCCTCAGAGAGACAGGGAACCAGCACTGGAGAGGAAGGCCCCGCATCCCCCAGTCTGGCGAGCTTCAAAGCGGTGTGGCCCCTGGATCCTCCTTAA
- the ETV3L gene encoding ETS translocation variant 3-like protein isoform X3, which yields MIGAQFILTKRLKSDVEASQPFAPSSVPSRRRWDKDNFSPHLQQAQTKPSLPGSGPCTAAAWPRASLPSPLLVTPGSQIQLWHFILELLQKEEFRHVIAWQQGEYGEFVIKDPDEVARLWGRRKCKPQMNYDKLSRALRYYYNKRILHKTKGKRFTYKFNFSKLIVVNYPLWEIRTAPSPCLLLGAPALFQPALLPMGVQSELLHSMLFTHRAMAEQLAGQRTPQGPPEASGNKKGSSSSVHRLGSAPVPCRLGPCCHLGSPLNDLPSLASFTPPLPFAVPSNWPRLSAPFLPPVAPELPFPGSSTPGTLLPGPICAPAAQHFPELPLLARLAQGAEERLRLWSLRPEGLEVKPETTSAPREGFSSERQGTSTGEEGPASPSLASFKAVWPLDPP from the exons TGATGTGGAAGCCAGCCAGCCTTTCGCACCATCCTCAGTCCCATCCAGAAGGCGTTGGGACAAAGACAACTTCTCCCCTCACCTGCAACAG GCCCAGACGAAGCCCTCGCTCCCTGGGAGTGGACCATGCACTGCAGCTGCTTGGCCAAGGGCCTCCCTGCCATCTCCGCTGCTGGTAACGCCTGGATCCCAG ATCCAGCTGTGGCACTTCATCCTGGAGCTGCTGCAGAAGGAGGAGTTCCGCCATGTCATTGCCTGGCAGCAGGGAGAATACGGGGAATTCGTCATCAAGGATCCAGACGAGGTGGCCCGCCTCTGGGGCCGCAGGAAGTGCAAACCACAGATGAATTACGACAAGCTGAGCCGGGCCCTCAG ATATTACTACAATAAGAGGATCCTGCacaagactaaaggcaaaagatTCACTTACAAGTTCAACTTCAGCAAGCTCATCGTCGTTAACTACCCTCTGTGGGAGATCCGGACAGCCCCGTCCCCCTGCTTGCTGCTGGGGGCCCCTGCTCTATTTCAGCCAGCGCTGCTCCCCATGGGTGTGCAGAGTGAG CTCCTACACAGCATGCTGTTCACCCATCGGGCCATGGCGGAGCAGCTGGCTGGACAGCGGACCCCTCAAGGGCCACCAGAGGCCTCTGGGAACAAGAAGgggagcagcagcagtgtccaCC gACTTGGCTCTGCCCCGGTCCCCTGCCGGCTTGGCCCTtgctgccacctggggagccccctgAACGACCTGCCCAGTCTTGCCTCCTTCACCCCTCCCCTACCATTCGCTGTCCCCTCCAACTGGCCCCGCCTCTCAGCACCCTTCTTGCCCCCTGTCGCCCCAGAGCTGCCCTTCCCAGGGTCCTCCACGCCAGGCACCCTGCTCCCAGGACCCATTTGTGCCCCAGCAGCCCAGCATTTTCCAGAGCTTCCACTGTTGGCCAGACTGGCGCAGGGGGCTGAGGAGAGGCTCCGACTCTGGTCCCTGAGGCCCGAGGGGCTGGAGGTAAAGCCTGAGACCACGTCGGCTCCCAGGGAGGGCTTCTCCTCAGAGAGACAGGGAACCAGCACTGGAGAGGAAGGCCCCGCATCCCCCAGTCTGGCGAGCTTCAAAGCGGTGTGGCCCCTGGATCCTCCTTAA
- the ETV3L gene encoding ETS translocation variant 3-like protein isoform X2: MSEGSLGEKCDWKEPLDRAWTGWLLRQGPDEALAPWEWTMHCSCLAKGLPAISAAGNAWIPGLAFPDWAYKAESSPGSRQIQLWHFILELLQKEEFRHVIAWQQGEYGEFVIKDPDEVARLWGRRKCKPQMNYDKLSRALRYYYNKRILHKTKGKRFTYKFNFSKLIVVNYPLWEIRTAPSPCLLLGAPALFQPALLPMGVQSELLHSMLFTHRAMAEQLAGQRTPQGPPEASGNKKGSSSSVHRLGSAPVPCRLGPCCHLGSPLNDLPSLASFTPPLPFAVPSNWPRLSAPFLPPVAPELPFPGSSTPGTLLPGPICAPAAQHFPELPLLARLAQGAEERLRLWSLRPEGLEVKPETTSAPREGFSSERQGTSTGEEGPASPSLASFKAVWPLDPP; encoded by the exons GCCCAGACGAAGCCCTCGCTCCCTGGGAGTGGACCATGCACTGCAGCTGCTTGGCCAAGGGCCTCCCTGCCATCTCCGCTGCTGGTAACGCCTGGATCCCAG gCCTGGCCTTCCCCGACTGGGCCTACAAAGCCGAGTCATCCCCGGGCTCCCGGCAGATCCAGCTGTGGCACTTCATCCTGGAGCTGCTGCAGAAGGAGGAGTTCCGCCATGTCATTGCCTGGCAGCAGGGAGAATACGGGGAATTCGTCATCAAGGATCCAGACGAGGTGGCCCGCCTCTGGGGCCGCAGGAAGTGCAAACCACAGATGAATTACGACAAGCTGAGCCGGGCCCTCAG ATATTACTACAATAAGAGGATCCTGCacaagactaaaggcaaaagatTCACTTACAAGTTCAACTTCAGCAAGCTCATCGTCGTTAACTACCCTCTGTGGGAGATCCGGACAGCCCCGTCCCCCTGCTTGCTGCTGGGGGCCCCTGCTCTATTTCAGCCAGCGCTGCTCCCCATGGGTGTGCAGAGTGAG CTCCTACACAGCATGCTGTTCACCCATCGGGCCATGGCGGAGCAGCTGGCTGGACAGCGGACCCCTCAAGGGCCACCAGAGGCCTCTGGGAACAAGAAGgggagcagcagcagtgtccaCC gACTTGGCTCTGCCCCGGTCCCCTGCCGGCTTGGCCCTtgctgccacctggggagccccctgAACGACCTGCCCAGTCTTGCCTCCTTCACCCCTCCCCTACCATTCGCTGTCCCCTCCAACTGGCCCCGCCTCTCAGCACCCTTCTTGCCCCCTGTCGCCCCAGAGCTGCCCTTCCCAGGGTCCTCCACGCCAGGCACCCTGCTCCCAGGACCCATTTGTGCCCCAGCAGCCCAGCATTTTCCAGAGCTTCCACTGTTGGCCAGACTGGCGCAGGGGGCTGAGGAGAGGCTCCGACTCTGGTCCCTGAGGCCCGAGGGGCTGGAGGTAAAGCCTGAGACCACGTCGGCTCCCAGGGAGGGCTTCTCCTCAGAGAGACAGGGAACCAGCACTGGAGAGGAAGGCCCCGCATCCCCCAGTCTGGCGAGCTTCAAAGCGGTGTGGCCCCTGGATCCTCCTTAA
- the ETV3L gene encoding ETS translocation variant 3-like protein isoform X5 gives MHCSCLAKGLPAISAAGNAWIPGLAFPDWAYKAESSPGSRQIQLWHFILELLQKEEFRHVIAWQQGEYGEFVIKDPDEVARLWGRRKCKPQMNYDKLSRALRYYYNKRILHKTKGKRFTYKFNFSKLIVVNYPLWEIRTAPSPCLLLGAPALFQPALLPMGVQSELLHSMLFTHRAMAEQLAGQRTPQGPPEASGNKKGSSSSVHRLGSAPVPCRLGPCCHLGSPLNDLPSLASFTPPLPFAVPSNWPRLSAPFLPPVAPELPFPGSSTPGTLLPGPICAPAAQHFPELPLLARLAQGAEERLRLWSLRPEGLEVKPETTSAPREGFSSERQGTSTGEEGPASPSLASFKAVWPLDPP, from the exons ATGCACTGCAGCTGCTTGGCCAAGGGCCTCCCTGCCATCTCCGCTGCTGGTAACGCCTGGATCCCAG gCCTGGCCTTCCCCGACTGGGCCTACAAAGCCGAGTCATCCCCGGGCTCCCGGCAGATCCAGCTGTGGCACTTCATCCTGGAGCTGCTGCAGAAGGAGGAGTTCCGCCATGTCATTGCCTGGCAGCAGGGAGAATACGGGGAATTCGTCATCAAGGATCCAGACGAGGTGGCCCGCCTCTGGGGCCGCAGGAAGTGCAAACCACAGATGAATTACGACAAGCTGAGCCGGGCCCTCAG ATATTACTACAATAAGAGGATCCTGCacaagactaaaggcaaaagatTCACTTACAAGTTCAACTTCAGCAAGCTCATCGTCGTTAACTACCCTCTGTGGGAGATCCGGACAGCCCCGTCCCCCTGCTTGCTGCTGGGGGCCCCTGCTCTATTTCAGCCAGCGCTGCTCCCCATGGGTGTGCAGAGTGAG CTCCTACACAGCATGCTGTTCACCCATCGGGCCATGGCGGAGCAGCTGGCTGGACAGCGGACCCCTCAAGGGCCACCAGAGGCCTCTGGGAACAAGAAGgggagcagcagcagtgtccaCC gACTTGGCTCTGCCCCGGTCCCCTGCCGGCTTGGCCCTtgctgccacctggggagccccctgAACGACCTGCCCAGTCTTGCCTCCTTCACCCCTCCCCTACCATTCGCTGTCCCCTCCAACTGGCCCCGCCTCTCAGCACCCTTCTTGCCCCCTGTCGCCCCAGAGCTGCCCTTCCCAGGGTCCTCCACGCCAGGCACCCTGCTCCCAGGACCCATTTGTGCCCCAGCAGCCCAGCATTTTCCAGAGCTTCCACTGTTGGCCAGACTGGCGCAGGGGGCTGAGGAGAGGCTCCGACTCTGGTCCCTGAGGCCCGAGGGGCTGGAGGTAAAGCCTGAGACCACGTCGGCTCCCAGGGAGGGCTTCTCCTCAGAGAGACAGGGAACCAGCACTGGAGAGGAAGGCCCCGCATCCCCCAGTCTGGCGAGCTTCAAAGCGGTGTGGCCCCTGGATCCTCCTTAA